In a single window of the Perca flavescens isolate YP-PL-M2 chromosome 18, PFLA_1.0, whole genome shotgun sequence genome:
- the stx11b.1 gene encoding syntaxin-11b.1, whose product MRDRLSNLQDVSNGHVEQMEYAESTVSDTFSNIDLEMELPHEAVVFEDNSPALEDVFSQSQDIHREIQLIRVEIKRLREQNSRMMGVTTMSTIKRDSNAIGADIKARAEGVLARLRDMEGEAHKLEEEYGSNSAVARIARTQYACLSNGFRDTMFDYNEAEMSHRENCKAQIQRQMEIVGREVTGEEVEEMIEKGQWNIFNDNIMAEGKTARSALSQIEKRHQELVDLETRINGIHEIFLDIALLVEEQGPMLTTIQTNVQKTDEGIQEALVKLNRAKRHDKNNPFKKMFCSCFPCVD is encoded by the coding sequence ATGAGGGACAGACTGAGCAACCTGCAGGATGTTTCCAACGGCCATGTGGAGCAGATGGAGTATGCAGAGTCCACTGTCTCCGACACCTTCAGCAACATTGACCTGGAGATGGAGTTGCCCCATGAGGCAGTGGTGTTCGAGGACAACAGCCCTGCTCTGGAGGATGTCTTTTCCCAGTCGCAGGATATCCACAGAGAGATTCAGCTCATCCGTGTGGAGATTAAAAGGCTTCGTGAGCAGAACTCTCGCATGATGGGTGTCACCACCATGAGCACTATCAAAAGGGATTCCAACGCTATTGGTGCTGATATAAAGGCTCGGGCTGAGGGTGTGCTGGCACGCCTGCGGGACATGGAAGGCGAAGCTCACAAGCTAGAAGAAGAATATGGCTCCAATTCTGCCGTCGCACGTATTGCCAGAACCCAATATGCTTGCCTCAGCAATGGTTTCCGCGATACCATGTTTGACTATAACGAGGCTGAGATGAGCCATCGGGAGAACTGTAAAGCCCAGATCCAGAGGCAAATGGAGATTGTGGGACGTGAAGTGACcggagaggaggtggaggagatgATTGAGAAAGGTCAGTGGAACATCTTTAACGACAACATAATGGCTGAAGGTAAAACGGCTCGATCAGCTCTGTCCCAGATTGAGAAACGTCACCAAGAGTTGGTTGATCTGGAGACCCGTATCAACGGCATCCATGAGATTTTCCTGGATATTGCCCTGCTGGTGGAGGAGCAAGGCCCCATGCTGACCACCATTCAAACCAACGTGCAGAAAACTGATGAAGGCATACAGGAGGCCCTCGTCAAACTTAACAGAGCCAAACGTCACGACAAGAACAACCCCTTTAAAAAGATGTTCTGCAGCTGTTTCCCATGTGTAGACTAA
- the LOC114573727 gene encoding uncharacterized protein LOC114573727, which translates to MRLQDMQQNGNQQATYMRKHSGSQTVQKQAPMTTEYQEMFLSPLCYKAIVSAPSQKGPYHALKGTSADVRSYYLVQKRIPKAPQPSLPPVGHRSSNPLHSPTHFVANQMASQLEDSTSVHQSKQFEEDFQAWKANKCSSQKTSVQVAAISKQVAKVQEPQPFEKVTSYTTDYVTHQLPPRRRREKPVYQTKGLPLESAVSLKPKMAWNPNQEAFDEASEFFQQFKTWSLENQFHSQGKMSEIK; encoded by the exons ATGAGGCTGCAAGATATGCAGCAAAACGGCAATCAACAAGCCACATATATGAG GAAGCACTCTGGCTCTCAGACAGTCCAGAAACAGGCCCCCATGACCACAGAGTACCAGGAGATGTTCCTTTCCCCACTCTGCTACAAGGCTATTGTCTCAGCCCCATCACAGAAAGGCCCTTACCATGCACTGAAAGGGACAAGTGCAGATGTGAG ATCATACTATTTGGTCCAAAAAAGGATCCCAAAGGCCCCACAGCCATCTTTGCCACCCGTAGGCCACCGGAGCAGCAACCCTCTACACAGTCCTACACACTTTGTCGCAAACCAAATGGCATCCCAGTTGGAGGACAGCACATCAGTTCACCAAAGTAAACAATTTGAAG AGGATTTCCAAGCGTGGAAAGCAAACAAGTGCAGCTCCCAGAAAACTTCTGTTCAAGTTGCAGCTATCTCTAAACAAGTGGCAAAGGTGCAAGAACCACAACCTTTTGAAAAAGTCACCAGCTACACAACTGATTATGTCACCCATCAATTGCCCCCCAGGAGGCGCAGGGAGAAGCCTGTGTATCAAACCAAAGGTCTGCCCTTAGAGTCGGCTGTGTCCTTGAAGCCAAAGATGGCTTGGAACCCAAACCAAGAAGCTTTTGATGAAGCCAGTGAATTCTTTCAGCAATTCAAGACCTGGTCCCTTGAAAACCAGTTCCACAGCCAAGGCAAAATgtctgaaattaaataa
- the LOC114573454 gene encoding syntaxin-11, with protein sequence MRDMLERLQTIKEEQDCEPEFFGADCDVDKEPQQAMVFEDSSPIDNILREAHSIRKEISLLHLQVKRLSTHNERFSTSVRRLTLLKKDSDSIARGIQQRGEALHVRLQGLGKESSGLEVKEGPNSAVSRIARTQYDTLTRAFHAAMSDYNEAEEMQRNSCRRRIQRQASIMGTEITDVQLDVMVDKGGEGWAELSQSLQSPGGSSSRWAMCEIKSRHKELMELEVRLKEVHELFLHMAVMVEEQGSMLDNIESNVCGTQECVEKINVDIKKALQYKRKNPFQQCCPCLPCWRHNQTF encoded by the coding sequence ATGCGGGACATGCTGGAGAGGCTGCAGACCATTAAGGAGGAGCAGGACTGCGAGCCAGAGTTTTTTGGAGCAGACTGTGATGTAGACAAGGAGCCCCAACAGGCAATGGTGTTTGAGGACTCCTCACCTATTGACAACATCCTGAGGGAGGCCCACTCCATACGCAAGGAGATCTCCTTGCTCCACTTACAGGTGAAGCGTCTAAGCACACATAACGAACGCTTTAGCACCTCTGTGCGGCGTCTCACCCTACTCAAAAAGGACTCTGACTCCATCGCCAGGGGGATCCAGCAACGTGGGGAGGCTCTGCACGTCCGTCTTCAGGGCCTGGGTAAAGAGAGCAGCGGGTTAGAGGTAAAAGAAGGTCCCAACTCGGCTGTTAGTCGCATTGCCCGAACTCAGTATGACACACTGACCCGTGCCTTCCATGCTGCCATGAGTGACTACAATGAGGCAGAGGAGATGCAGAGAAATTCATGTCGGAGGAGGATCCAGAGACAGGCCTCCATAATGGGTACTGAAATCACCGATGTCCAGCTGGATGTGATGGTGGACAAAGGTGGTGAGGGATGGGCTGAGCTGTCCCAGAGCCTGCAGTCCCCAGGTGGAAGCTCGTCCCGCTGGGCGATGTGTGAGATCAAGAGCAGACACAAGGAGCTGATGGAGCTGGAGGTCAGGCTGAAGGAGGTCCATGAACTGTTCCTGCACATGGCCGTGATGGTGGAGGAGCAGGGATCCATGCTTGATAACATTGAGTCTAATGTGTGTGGCACTCAGGAATGTGTTGAGAAAATCAACGTTGACATCAAGAAGGCCCTACAGTACAAGAGGAAGAATCCTTTTCAGCAATGTTGTCCCTGTCTACCCTGTTGGAGACACAACCAAACTTTTTAG